In Vanrija pseudolonga chromosome 4, complete sequence, a single window of DNA contains:
- the mtr_17 gene encoding N amino acid transport system protein has protein sequence MWGRVARSALGPADTGKRETIRSGQSGQVGREEVEGEARRKQRGEEARQGKVEKLEGQLAVISNTPPPHTKTHTHSNMATTEKAQLRDLENGTGTEHTSGKGNSYEVDVGPAAVHDAVFGDVGEDGPNFRAVGVMGSFILMTKANLGLGVLALPSVFGVLGLVPGILLIILIQTIIAYSATVIGSFKLNHPEVYSLADAAYVFGGRAGKETFYVVFTLFMVFIIGSALVGVSTSLNAVSTHGTCTAVFIAVAAIAGWLLGSIRTLGKISWIGWAGIVSIMSAIITLTVAVGVQERPSEAPQTGPWETGVKVIAHPTFASAMSAINGIVFSYGGTPMYFGIVSEMRDPRQFVKPMVLSIFFLTAVYLIIGSIVYHFCGQYVASPALGSAGPLMKKVCYGLAIPGLLASLTIFTHLCGKNLFVRVLHGSPHLSKSTPTHWITWLSCTFGSVIIGYIIASAIPIFGSLIGFIGALICPNVCIVPYVFMWYHDNWRMVPAHERTQRTKIMAGVNALLLLCGAFLTVAGTYGAVVDLINTTVDQKPWSCKDNSGSVKS, from the exons ATGTGGGGCCGTGTCGCACGCTCTGCCCTGGGCCCAGCTGACACAGGGAAGCGCGAAACGATCAGGTCAGGTCAGTCAGGTCAGGTCGGACGAGAGGAGGTGGAAGGGGAAGCAAGGAGAAAGCAacgaggcgaggaggctAGGCAAGGCAAGGTTGAAAAACTCGAGGGGCAGCTCGCTGTAATCAGCAACAcccccccaccacacaccaaAACACACACTCACTCAAACATGGCGACAACAGAGAAGGCCCagctgcgcgacctcgagaacggcaccggcaccgagcACACCTCGGGCAAGGGCAACTCgtacgaggtcgacgtcggacccgccgccgtccacgaTGCCGTGTTCGGtgatgtcggcgaggacggtcCCAActtccgcgccgtcggcgtcatgggCTCGTTCATCCTCATGACCAAGGCCAACCTCGGTCTCGgtgtgctcgcgctgccgtccGTGTTCGGTGTCCTCGGTCTCGTGCCCGGtatcctcctcatcatcctcatccaGACCATCATTGCCT ACTCTGCCACAGTCATTGGATCGTTCAAGCTCAACCACCCCGAGGTctactcgctcgccgacgccgcctaCGTCtttggcggccgcgccggcaaggAGACCTTCTACGTCGTGTTCACTCTTT TCATGGTCTTCATCATCGGTTCCGCCCTGGTTGGTGTGTCCACCTCGCTCAACGCCGTCTCCACCCACGGCACCTGCACCGCCGtcttcatcgccgtcgccgccattGCCGGCTGGCTCCTCGGCTCCATCCGTACCCTCGGCAAGATCTCGTGGATCGGATGGGCCGGTATCGTCTCCATCATGTCCGCCATCATCACCCTcactgtcgccgtcggcgtccagGAGCGCCCCTCGGAGGCTCCCCAGACCGGCCCCTGGGAGACTGGCGTCAAGGTCATTGCCCACCCCACCTTCGCCTCGGCCATGTCTGCCATCAACGGCATCGTCTTCTCGTACGGTGGCACCCCCATGTACTTTGGCATCGTCTCCGAGATGCGTGACCCCCGCCAGTTCGTCAAGCCCATGGTTCTGTCCATCTTCTTCCTCACGGCCGTCTACCTCATCATCGGCTCGATCGTCTACCACTTCTGTGGCCAGTacgtcgcctcgcccgctctTGGCTCGGCTGGTCCCCTCATGAAGAAGGTCTGCTACGGCCTCGCCATCCCCGgtctcctcgcctcgctcaccATCTTCACTCAC CTCTGCGGCAAGAACCTCTTCGTCCGCGTCCTCCACGGCTCGCCCCACCTCTCCAAGTCGACCCCCACCCACTGGATCACTTGGCTCTCGTGCACCTTTGGCTCGGTCATTATTGGCTACATCATCGCCTCGGCCATCCCCATCTTCGGCTCGCTTATCGGTTTCATCGGTGCCCTCATCTGCCCCAACGTCTGCATTGTCCCCTACGTCTTCATGTGGTACCACGACAACTGGCGCATGGTTCCTGCTCACGAGCGCACTCAGCGCACCAAGATCATGGCGGGCGTCaacgccctcctcctcctctgcggTGCCTTCCTCACCGTCGCTGGCACGTacggtgccgtcgtcgacctcatcAACACGACTGTTGACCAGAAGCCTTGGTCGTGCAAGGACAACTCGGGCTCGGTCAAGTCGTAA
- the PAO4_0 gene encoding putative polyamine oxidase 4, whose product MGSKSSTEQKASKAGSKLKASDADAPTVIVIGAGVSGLSCAKSLTDAGVSVLLLEARERIGGRTHTYTVETDDKSNYFFDLGASYIHGIAGNPLYKFAKAHNLPLKVEDDDDDEGEDEDEGGAEGDDKDSPHESWALEAIYSPEGPPIDKELAARLNFNVFKAFFSDSDEYSQSSSTEVPPISESLGGWLFDESRSTLFKGLDNERDRKFARDIVLSAQSYTGGRLDDVSMRFVHSTATFNGPDATFVNGYVGVYGALHKAVVEAKKSKRKLADVRLGEPVTEVRLVDDDEAVEVVTSKGSYKAAHVVCTLPLGVLKHSPPKFDPPLPKRRVDATNRLGFGLMNKIIVIYDKPFWPEAAPYFSFLPSKLSEDFLPVLKDIALNSLNLVPINGQPALLFFCGADFGHDLEAKSDEYIAEHMHRILTHHFGQSAGGAMPDKPKAVVVTRWESDPYARGSYSYVRVADDKALDPDTTSTPQDYLELGRPLWDERLLFAGEATDPDHYATAHGPFITGQRQAQRVLDALELAALEV is encoded by the exons ATGGGCTCCAAGTCGAGCACTGAGCAGAAGGCCTCCAAAGCCGGATCCAAGCTGAAagcctcggacgccgacgcgccaaCAGTCATCGTGATCGGTGCCGGCGTGTCCGGCCTGTCGTGCGCCAAGAGCCTGACCGACGCCGGGGTGagcgtgctcctcctcgaggcgcgcgagcggaTCGGCGGCCGCACGCACACATACACggtcgagacggacgacAAGTCCAATTACTTCTTCGACCTGGGCGCGTCGTATATCCACGGCATTGCGGGCAACCCGCTGTACAAGTTTGCCAAGGCGCACAACCTGCCGCTCAAGGtagaggacgacgacgatgacgagggcgaggacgaagatgagggtggcgccgagggcgacgacaaggacagCCCGCACGAGAGCTGGGCCCTCGAGGCTATCTACTCCCCCGAAGGCCCGCCGATCGACaaggagctcgccgcgcgcctcaaCTTTAACGTCTTCAAGGCCTTCttctccgactcggacgagtacagccagtcgtcgtcgaccgaaGTGCCGCCGATTTCCGAGTCGCTCGGCGGGTGGCTGTTTGACgagtcgcgctcgacgctaTTCAAGGGGCTGGAcaacgagcgcgaccgcAAGTTTGCGCGCGATATCGTGCTCTCGGCGCAGTCGTACACCGGCGGCCGGCTAGACGACGTGTCGATGCGCTTCGTGCACTCGACCGCGACGTTCAACGGGCCCGACGCGACGTTCGTCAACGGCTACGTCGGCGTCTACGGCGCGCTGCACAAGGCGGTtgtcgaggccaagaagagcaagcgcaagctcgcggacgtgcgccttggcgagccaGTCACCGaggtgcgcctcgtcgacgacgacgaggcagtcGAGGTCGTCACGAGCAAGGGTAGCTACAAGGCCGCGCATGTGGTCTGTACCCTTCCTCTCGGGGTGCTCAAGCATAGTCCGCCCAAGTTCGACCCGCCGCTCCCCAAGCGGCGCGTGGACGCGACGAACCGCCTGGGCTTTGGGCTCATGAACAAGATTATCGTGATCTACGACAAGCCGTTctggcccgaggcggcgccgtaCTTCTCCTTCCTGCCCTCCAAGTTGTCGGAGGACTTCCTCCCGGTTCTGAAGGACATCGCGCTCAACAGCCTCAACCTCGTCCCGATCAACGGCCAGCCCGCGCTCCTCTTCTTCTGCGGCGCGGATTTTGgccacgacctcgaggcaAAGTCGGACGAGTACATCGCCGAGCACATGCACCGCATCCTCACACACCACTTTGGCCAGAGCGCAGGCGGCGCCATGCCCGACAAGCCCAAGGCTGTGGTGGTTACACGTTGGGAGAGCGACCCGTACGCGCGCGGCAGCTACTCGTATGTCCGTGtagccgacgacaaggcccTCGACCCCGATACGACGTCCACGCCGCAGGActacctcgagctcgggcgccCGCTCTGGGACGAGCGGCTGCTGTTCGCCGGCGAAGCGACAGATCCCGACCACTAT GCAACCGCCCACGGCCCGTTCATCACCGGCCAGCGACAAGCGCAGCGagtgctcgacgcgctcgagttGGCGGCCCTGGAGGTCTAG
- the tel2 gene encoding DNA replication checkpoint protein tel2, translated as MPPDDAASAALRSLRDALRASPPDADSFVFLLSSTLDNLGLSPTSIAPASGAGRAIARQLPAVQQALLSTLPTFLPALDARGRALVDSFFVPAKHADQLPLNRSVALVSYLNLSGMLAPAPPAPLPAESRAYVLDTLAKLPAAYGIDDVYWATWGHAAAELAWDDGLRALAALPGKVANAVGRWREAGWTGDVPGSLVPRAYFDSLVRRLESLSYELAQAGTSEPQHLRQAYAKLAGLGLLTPPTVESGPTPAFFPPFLPPALGHLHPADGSPLPAYPGSFFPAVLLPLPTSTLATLADSLAQHVTFRLASPSSPLEPDVPDERVCRAAVVVAEFLGPASVGSDAWAALLQTLLRSAAGEEVPKVALRRSIVAWAAGGGSSAARQLIDRVMDVWSDTKQIKFGLYGQLFGLTHTLILALSLLPQYDPYLIGLAGRAQFMQAVQAFLSHPDPKIRRLGMLVAEILSELTIVDSGEEGPTEEETMAELQADLEDDSMGEEPRKRNRKPVKARRLKFTGMWDGSGDGKDECRWLRGCLGVKDADAVLTADPSGTAWLLGWDRDVEPEPEVSKPSVVEMPSPKLEPRGRKHQSRPKIIMLDDDQAADPLEGYAESDPGSSRSPSPTPSFLEEVAADPTLAIDATKKKKLKRPVYVRQLVELLRDKEKPESIEMGLEWGEGLIRAKRNFGGEVVENAVDVAQAAISLSDPYHLDDFEKKRQGLVTALVACSPRNVPPFLAEQYFSASYSLLQKSVMLTALAMGARELAGLPFPDPPRTTRRVDFPSKTLPPALHKKYITPQDQPQQGQLEDAAADMRNLLLSKGARQGEETVPELARQRRLRVGEPARPKVAVEGSLSARQMGATPAQRPVAAFSSVAAEFFILPLINRFWEYFQDASVRETRAIASGGRYRGAGTGLVLSPMALEKFLLTLALLIHAARHAPTFLAVLAPAALELATTVGARHQATPDLDGEVDNSPQAQVVSAALGLALAVLDTAVELDKGRTFALDAPALVLGAGEWAHAVFEAQSSGERAAGGREGRLRAAAAGVVVKVAEIGEAFGGLGGVGR; from the exons atgccgccagacgacgccgcgagcgccgcgctccgctcgctgcggGACGCGCTCCGCGCGTCCCCACCCGACGCGGACAGCTTCGTCTTTCTCCTCTCCAGCACGCTCGACAACCTGGGGCTCTCGCCCACGTCAATCGCGCCGGCTTCAGGCGCGGGAAGGGCGAtcgcgcgccagctgccGGCCGTGCAGCAGGCGCTGCTCTCCACCCTGCCCACCTTCCTGcctgcgctcgacgcgcgcggccgcgccctcgtcgacagcTTCTTCGTTCCCGCCAAACACGCCGACCAGCTCCCCCTCAAccgcagcgtcgcgctggTATCCTACCTCAACCTGAGCGGCATGCTCGCGCCGgccccgcctgcgccgctgccagccgAGTCGCGTGCTTAcgtgctcgacacgctcgcgaAGCTGCCCGCGGCTTATGGCATCGACGACGTGTACTGGGCCACTTGGgggcacgcggcggccgaACTCGCCTGGGACgacgggctgcgcgcgctcgcggcgctgcccgGCAAAGTCGCGAACGCTGTCGGCCGCTGGCGCGAGGCTGGTTGGACTGGCGACGTGcccggctcgctcgtgccgcgCGCGTACTTTGACTCACTGGTGCGCAGGCTCGAAAGCCTCAGCTATGAGCTTGCGCAGGCGGGCACCAGCGAGCCACAGCACCTCCGGCAGGCGTACGCCAAGCTCGCTGGTCTCGGGCTGCTGACACCCCCGACTGTTGAGAGcgggccgacgccggccttcTTCCCCCCGTTTCTGCCGCCAGCGCTCGGCCACCTGCACCCGGCAGACGGCTCGCCGCTCCCAGCTTACCCCGGCTCATTCTTccccgccgtcctcctcccgctgccgacgtcgacgctcgcaacgctcgccgactcgctAGCGCAGCACGTCACCTTCCGCCTCGCGTCACCGTCGAGCCCGCTCGAGCCAGACGTGCCGGACGAACGGGTCTGCcgggccgccgtcgtggtcgCCGAGTTCCTGGGCCCCGCAAGCGTCGGCTCGGATGCCTGggctgcgctgctgcagaCGCTTTTGAGGAGCGCTGCGGGAGAGGAGGTGCCCAAGGTCGCGCTGAGGCGGAGTATTGTGGCCTgggctgctggcggtggctCTTCTG CCGCGAGGCAGCTCATCGATCGCGTCATGGACGTGTGGTCTGATACCAAGCAAATCAAGTTTGGGCTCTATGGACAATTATTTG GCCTCACCCACAccctcatcctcgcgctctcgctgctgccgcagTATGACCCCTACCTCATCGGCCTGGCGGGCCGCGCACAGTTCATGCAGGCTGTGCAGGCCTTCCTGTCCCATCCTGATCCCAAGATCCGGCGGTTAGGCATGCTCGTTGCCGAGATCCTGAGCGAGCTCACGAtcgtcgacagcggcgaggaggggccgaccgaggaggagaccatggccgagctgcaggccGACCTGGAAGACGACAGCATGGGCGAGGAGCCACGGAAACGGAATCGCAAGCCAGTCAAAGCGCGCCGCCTCAAGTTCACAGGAATGTGGGACgggagcggcgacggcaaggacgagtGCAGGTGGCTCCGGGGGTGTCTCGGGGTCAAGGATGCCGATGCGGTGCTCACGGCCGACCCGTCGGGTACGGCGTGGCTCCTCGGCTGGGACAGGgacgtcgagcccgagccagAGGTCTCAAAGCCCAGTGTTGTGGAGATGCCCTCGCCCAAGCTTGAGCCACGAGGACGGAAACACCAGTCCCGGCCCAAGATTATCATGCTGGACGACGACCAAGCGGCCGACCCGCTCGAGGGTTACGCCGAGTCGGACCCCGGCTCATCACGGTCTCCGTCGCCCACACCGTCGTTCCTCGAAGAGGTGGCGGCCGATCCGACACTCGCGATCGACGCcacgaagaagaagaagctcaAGCGGCCGGTATATGTCCGtcagcttgtcgagctgctccgTGACAAGGAGAAGCCCGAGTCAATCGAGATGGGATTGGAGTGGGGTGAGGGCCTCATCCGCGCCAAACGCAactttggcggcgaggtcgttgaGAATGCCGTGGATGTTGCCCAGGCGGCCATCTCACTCTCTGACCCATACCATCtcgacgactttgagaaGAAGCGCCAGGGCTTGGTGACTGCCCTCgtggcctgctcgccgcgcaacGTGCCTCC ATTCCTCGCAGAGCAGTACTTCTCGGCCAGCTACTCGCTGCTTCAAAAGTCTGTCATGCTCACGGCACTCGCCATGGGTGCCCGCGAGCTTGCGGGGCTTCCATTCCCAGACCCACCACGGaccacgcgccgcgtcgacttCCCGTCCAAGACACTACCCCCAGCCCTTCACAAGAAGTACATCACGCCGCAGGACCAGCCCCAGCAGGGTCAGCTGGAAGACGCAGCTGCCGACATGCGCAACCTCCTACTGAGCAAGGGTGCGCGgcagggcgaggagacggtgcccgagctcgcaaggcagcggcggctgcgtGTCGGTGAGCCGGCGAGACCAAAAGTTGCAGTCGAGGGCAGCCTGTCTGCGAGGCAGATGGGGGCAACGCCAGCTCAgcggcccgtcgccgcgttctcatccgtcgccgccgagttcTTCATCCTCCCGCTCATCAACCGCTTCTGGGAGTACTTCCAGGACGCATCGGTGCGCGAGACGCGCGCGATCGCCAGTGGCGGGCGGTATCGGGGTGCAGGTACCGGCCTGGTCCTCTCTCCTATGGCGCTGGAGAAATTTCTCCTGACACTCGCGCTGCTGATCCACGCGGCCCGGCACGCGCCGACTTTCCTCGCTGTGCTGGCACCTGCTGCCCTGGAGCTGGCGACGACCGTCGGTGCGCGGCACCAGGCCACACCAGACctggacggcgaggtggacaaCAGCCCGCAGGCGCAGGTCGTgtccgcggcgctcggcctggcgcTCGCAGTTCTCGACACTGCCGTCGAGCTAGACAAGGGGCGCACCTTTGCGCTTGATGCGCCGGCGCTTGTTCTCGGCGCAGGGGAGTGGGCACATGCCGTGTTCGAGGCGCAGAGCAGCGgtgagcgcgccgctgggGGCAGAGAAGGGAGGTTGAGAGCCGCTGCGGCTGGTGTGGTGGTCAAGGTTGCGGAGATTGGCGAGGCGTTTGGGGGACTAGGGGGCGTTGGGCggtag
- the has1 gene encoding Hyaluronan synthase 1 produces the protein MLYLTADKFPVFVPFGIIGFYRYLWYIIRLIARFVYRPIPLPETPTYHANEDVTIIVPTIDAGEEFREAAFSWLVGNPKEIIIVTEEKMKGPLMELAESVDPSRIRVLTVPFANKRLQMAHGIRNTTTDIIVFADDDAIWPPLLLPYVLACFEDQQVGGVGTSQRVKPCGPRMTVWEVLAGFRLTIRNIEIASSTHIDGGIPCLSGRTAAYRTVILKDPDFLHGFTNDLWLGKYHLNSGDDKFLTRWMVSHGWNTYVQVCKEAELLSTMKPNWRFLKQVLRWTRNTWRSDIRSIFTERYVWTKHPYIAYTMIDKFINPLTLLVGPCLVIYLIVKSTKHKEDGGYHLPAWNIVVSYVVWLMCTRTLKVLPHLWSRPQDIIYVPVFILFGYYFAIMKLYALFTLHKTGWGTRAGIGDPATATTAAQQEKMADSAGAGPDHGEAQHGVYDVEMAGRNNNRI, from the exons ATGTTGT ACCTCACAGCAGACAAGTTTCCAGTCT TCGTGCCCTTCGGCATCATTGG CTTTTACCGTTACTTATGGTACATTATTCGTCTGATTGCACGCTTCGTGTATCGCCCAATTCCCTTGCCCGAGACTCCAACCT ACCATGCCAACGAGGATGTCACGATCATCGTGCCTACTATTGATGCTGGAGAGGAGTTCAGGG AGGCAGCCTTCTCGtggctcgtcggcaaccCCAAGGAAATTATCATTGTCACCGAGGAGAAGATGAAGGGCCCGCTCAtggagctcgccgagtcggtcgacCCCTCGCGTATTCGTGTCCTTACGGTTCCCTTCGCCAACAAGCGTCTCCAGATGGCCCACGGTATCCGCAACACGACGACCGACATTATCGTgttcgccgacgacgatgccaTCTGGCCCCCGCTTCTCCTCCCCTACGTCCTTGCGTGCTTTGAGGACcagcaggtcggcggcgtcggcacctCGCAGAGGGTCAAGCCTTGTGGCCCCCGCATGACCGTCTGGGAGGTGCTCGCCGGTTTCCGTCTCACCATCCGCAACATTGAGATtgcgtcgtcgacccacaTTGACGGCGGTATCCCCTGTCTCTCGGGCCGTACCGCTGCCTACCGCACTGTTATTCTCAAGGACCCCGACTTCCTCCACGGCTTCACCAACGACCTCTGGCTCGGCAAGTACCACCTCAACTCTGGTGACGACAAGTTCCTCACCCGCTGGATGGTCTCGCACGGCTGGAACACGTACGTCCAGGTCTGCAAGGAAGCCGAGCTTCTCTCGACCATGAAGCCCAACTGGCGTTTCCTCAAGCAGGTGCTCCGTTGGACGCGTAACACTTGGCGCTCGGACATTCGCTCCATCTTCACCGAGCGTTATGTTTGGACCAAGCACCCGTACATCGCCTACACCATGATCGACAAGTTTATCAACCCCCTCACCCTTCTCGTCGGCCCATGTCTTGTCATCTACCTGATTGTCAAGAGTACCAAGCAcaaggaggacggcggcTACCACTTGCCTGCGTGGAACATTGTCGTCTCGTACGTCGTCTGGCTCATGTGCACTCGTACCCTCAAGGTTCTCCCCCACCTCTGGTCGCGCCCCCAGGACATTATCTACGTGCCCGTGTTCATTCTCTTCGGCTACTACTTCGCTATCATGAAGCTCTACGCCCTCTTCACCCTCCACAAGACTGGATGGGGTACCCGTGCCGGTATCGGAGACCCTGCCACTGCCACGACTGCTGCTCAGCAGGAAAAGATGGCCGAcagcgctggcgcgggcCCCGACCACGGCGAGGCACAACACGGTGTctacgacgtcgagatggccgGCCGGAACAACAACCGGATTTGA